Below is a genomic region from Tripterygium wilfordii isolate XIE 37 chromosome 12, ASM1340144v1, whole genome shotgun sequence.
caatcaattaCAATATATAAGGGTTTGTGGATTTCGCATGATTTCATGACGAGTTGGCCCGTCTTTTCTCTAATCGCAGGAGTGTAGAAAAAGTCAATATACTTCTAATGTCGAATCAAGATCGGGCAAAAATAAAGTATTGGGTCAAATTCTTTTTTGGTATTAAGCCAAGATTTGCAACCATGTATACACTTAAATCTTAAGAAAACATAATGATTGGCATGATATTTTGTTTAAtgaggctatatatatatatatatactagacaCAGGAGAATGTTCCAAATTGGCATAATGTCTTTGTTGGTGGTACCATCAGTGGAATCAGGCTGGGGGGGTTAGGAGTAGTATGGCTGTGCCTTTCTGGCATGGACCACTTGCTAGACAACATTTAATCAATAACTtcaagtattaaaaaaaatgatttgattTACCAAtttatcctctctttttttaatgttaaaatagacttttaacttataaataacttaattcaacattcattccctccaaatgactccattttttaaaagaattattTTGACAAAAGTTGAATAAAATATTCccctcaattctcttcaaagtccaccatttaattttttataaactatccaaataagataattgaaaggaaactccatttccatttccatttccattatCTTCTATTTCCcttctccaaatccctcaatccaaacgcACTAAAAGCCAAAACTGCTAAAGGCATTCCATCCAGCGTAAGCATCTGGATCATGGAATGTGACGTGGCATAAGTGAAATTTACATTTTGATAAATAtgtcttgtacatatttcattgtAGAATTATCGCAATTTAATGCTATGAATACAAAAGGTTCTTAAAAAAACATCCTCATGTTATCTAATTTACATTTTACAGCAAATTAAGCTGTAAATGAAGTATTTGGCAATAAGGTCATATTGGGCCTCCTAACTTCCTAAGTACTAACTGAAACGATTGGCTGCATCTGATGAAAAACATCCTAGATTCATTAGAAAATTCAATTCTACTGTGCTCAATCATATGAAGAGAAAGCTGTTCTACCTCAAAATTTCATTCTTTTAGCTGGGCCTTGATCGATTATTGGATCAACAGTAGCCTGTGCCTCTCCTGATTGGTGGGTTTCCGGCACTTTCTCTACTTCTGCAGACATAGGAGGAATATATCCTTCTGgaaatggtggtggtggaggagctgGTTGTAGCTGCAGAATAGAAAAGAGACATATATCCTTGAAATATGAGAGAACTTTACTTCAATTACATCTGTTCAGTGAAATACACAACAGAATTCAATTAATTCTTTGATCAGAGAAGCATCGGTACAAGAACTGGTCTCACAATTACTGTCAAAGCATTATTTTTGGGTAAGCCAGAGGGCGGAATATGACCTTGCAACACGTACAAATGAGGATAACAAGCAGGCCAGAACTAGACTCTCAAATCCTACGGTTTCCGTCGAAGCACTAGAATCCTAAAGCTCAAGCTTACCCATATTAGAACACTCATCTGAACAAGTATTACAAATGTCATCTATACAATCTCATAACAGTGTTGCGGGATAGTTATTACTTCATAATTTCCCAGAGCTAGAACTTCAGTCATATAATTACACATATCAAAACATTCACGTTGTAAGTTCGCTTTACAACCTAACAAAAACTATATATAGCCAAGAATCCTGCATTAATAGTCCCACCACTgtaaagagaaggaaaaaaagccATGATGTAATAATTTTACCTTGCGCTGTAACGATGCAAGAATAAGATCCACTCTCTTAACTTCTTTGACGTCAATTGTCTCTTTACCAACCTTTGTTACAAGATTTGGACTCTCATTTTCTGTATCAACTGCAtcagaaacacaaaaatataacTTCAAGTTTCTATAACCACTaattgaggggaaaaaaatttgtggtaattgtcacttttttttttttttataaattagtcTCAATTATGAAACATAAAGGTCAAGCTGTCTCAATCCAAGGATAGATTATCCAAGATTCACATAATCAAGTGTGTTTACATTATCAAATAGTGTGTTCAAAAATAGATTTGTTGGTCTAGTGGCAGCCAATCATTAGGATTTCGAACACGTCGAAAGTTTGGACTCCTTCCTCAAGCTAAAAATAACTAATCAATAACATTATCTATCAAAACAAATTATCAAATAGTCTCTTGGATTACTTAATAAGCTAATAACACATTGGTTTAAGGCTACATGAAATGTGGTATAACTTGAACTGAAAGCAAGCTGTTCATATTTCCAAAGCATGTCCAAAATATTCTCTTTTTTATCATCATAAACCaagtctttatcccaaaagtttggagccggctacatgagtctatgagaacatcaccgggaatccaccacatgtatttgttttctccattcatttctatcatggatcatacattctCTTTAAGtgttttataaaagaaaaaaataaattttcaagcaAGCGGAAAATTTACAAACTTGCTTCAGTTGATATAATCACATGGAGAAAGATGTATTCAGGATAAAGAAAAGATCAATCTAAATAATGTATCCATTAATTTAAGAAAGCTACACAATCATGAGTATGCACTTTCTACATTGATGACCAAACTAATCTTTGCTAAACAATAGAATTATGGGGATTTTAATTAATAGAGGTTTAAGTTCAATTCCttgaaacaatctctccacatattatgtaggagTAAGGTTTGTGTACATCTTACTTGTACCCAACACCGCacattgcgggagccttgtgcacaagtgTTGTTTATCTTTTACTGACATATGAACATTattaaacaaaatacaaaagaaagCAGGCGAGGATTATGTTATTTTATCAAACCATCTTCAGAACTACCTATCATTAGTAAGCAAGTACTGTGTGGTTTTGAGGAACAGCACCAGCTAtgcaaaaataatttcaaagaCCTCTTAAAAGCTGAATGAGGTAGCAGGGTAGGATACCAGATTTGGAAACCCAATTTCCCATGGTGAGCATTGCTTCCAAATTTGCACAAGGAAGCATGTAAACAACTGATACTCTCCAAAAAGGGGTTTCAACATGGCAGACCATTCTGACTTCTGCTCTCCCCAGTATTGCTATGCAAGCTTAGAAACTTTGTCTTCATTTCATGAGTATGTTGTCATGGGGTGTGACAAACTAAGTGGAGAAGGAACTTAAGGCCAGGTTATTTTGCAAGCTGCTAAAAGCAGGTGAAAGGAACTAATTTCCACCACTTCCTTGGCCACTTTTAGGGAAGTCTTGGAAGAAAGAAACTGGAAAGCTTTGAGGGAAAGAGACTCCTATTAAGCTAGTAATAGATGGCTAAGTCTCCAATAAAGAAATATTCACGTAAAACAATTTCATAATTTGATCATGTAACAATaattaaactctttttttttgaaagaaaaagaagaattttaTAAGAAGGGCAATGATAATTAAGCATCAATATTTCCAAACAAGAATGATAAAGAATAAACTGGTATAGATAACGGAAATAATGCCACATatccatcaatcaaaatgcaatACCATAGGTAACTCATGGATATACTAGGTGCACTCTCCAAATGCCAAACACAAATACAATGAATAAAAGGGTCACTATCTCTTGATAACAAATCAATACCATATCCAATCTTTTCCAACTTCGAGGCAGCCGTAGTAAAAGCCTTTGATATATAATACAGAGCTCGTCCCTGCATGCGAGGACAGAACCAAGATCAAATAAAGATTATGCTTCTTAAACAAATCAATCAGAACGCTCTCTATATAATCTCAATATTTGCATGTATTGTGGCATCAAAAAGACTATGCTCCATATACAAAGACACAGACAGTATTCTCTGTATTATATTTCAATATGAAGTTTTTTGCCACACAACATCAAATTATTTCAATATCAAATGCTGGCATGCAATTTGTATTCTTGGGTTGGATAGTTTCGCCTCATTTTTTTGGCAATACCATGCATGTTTCGAtcaaattttcttaaaaatgtctaaagaaaaaataaagataaaggaACTTACAATTCGAGCCGAGAAAATATTACAAAGCTGTGGTCCTTGATATATTGAACCATCCAAGATATAATAAGTCAGCATTGGAGTGACCCTCTCAGGACTCTCCCTCTTTTGCTTACGGATAACAAAGAGGTTAGGCTCCCGAACTTCACTTAATATGTATTCTGTGCCCGTCATTTTCCTGcaaaaaaattttatattcCCTATCAGACGTCTTAAACTTAGTATCAAGATTGGAAAGAAGATTCTTTCATTTTTCCTAACAACTTCCATGAGCTGCAGTATCTTTAATCAAGGCACAAGAAATCTGTGAATTATCACAAAAAGAAGAACATGAGACGAGAAACATTTGTTTCTTGAATCcagccaatatccataaataaagTCCTAAGAGGCTAAGAGGTTTTTACATAACCCATGCATTAGCTTGCACACATATGCAttgtgttagaatatgtataaatgatgtgaaataccgcaacctaacaagttaacttattgggttgaatgactttagggtttagggattaaaGATTCTCTTCTCATTAAATTAGATTAAGTTGGAGAAGAGAATCCATACGATAGACTCTAAGTAGATGGTAAAGGATTCATAAACCTTACCCAAAATAACTAGGATTAAGGTTTTTATGGTGATGACGACAATGATGATGGCACTTCTTATATTTTTCGTGTAAGGAACATGGACGATGGATAGCAAAGAATCGAAGAAGTAAAAGGACAAAATATTGCAGTTGGGCATATTTTTAAGataagagagttgaacaattaagGTATaaaaccaacaatattgtctccGAATctttaagatttttgaattaatTGAGTGGAAACTTGGTATCAGTAACACCTCAATAAGAATGAAGCTCATATTCACTCAGTTTTAAATCATGACACTATGCTCCAACTAGCTGAAGAGTACTATAAAGCTGTCAAGTCTGTGGAGATAGAGCTTAATGCTTGGAAACTCAACAGCAGTGAAAACCGAAAAAAGGAATGGAATGGATAAAAGACTTTCATCCCTTCAATTTTATCAAGGCTTTTACTTGAATGCTCTCCTTCGTTCAATATTGTGATTCAGACTTCGATTCAACTTATAGAAGTAAAAGTTTCAACTTAGCCATTAAATTACTTCTCCAAAACaactatcaaaataaaaataataatactatACTTGAAGTGCAAAACGGATAGTTAGATAAAAAGAGTTCCAAAGCAATCCCTAATTGTTAAAAGAGGGTTATTTAGAACTTACGAAAGATGAGAGAGATCAAGTGGATGAATGGAGCGCAATCGGAGTTGCTCGTTATTGCAGGTCCAATCGTAGAAAGGGGACAAGGCGAAGTAATCGAAGATTAGGTTCCGATCGAGAGGATAGGTGTTGAGCCAGAGCTGGTCCCTGAAGCACATCCCAGTCATATCCGTCCCAGGTGGAGGCGGCAGCGCAGCGGGGTTACCATCGAAATTCGCGCCAGCAGGCGGAGGCACCGGAGTCGTTGCCATTATAATGTGTTGCTGTTGGAGGGGACGAGCGGAGTTATTggggaaaagaaaggaaatccTAGTATAGGAAGTTCGCCGCCGTTTAGAATCTTCAGATCCTTCAGAAGTCGGAAGTGCCACGTAAGACCGATTATAGAACCGAAACCTTAAGCATTTGGGGCAGTGTTATTAAAACTGGCTCGCCCCGTCCCGTCGGTTAGCCCGGTTAAACCATCATATTTCATTAAAAGCGGGCCGATTTTATTATTGACCCGTTTAAACACTGGGCCCGCGTCAACTCTCCAGACCAGTGACGGTAACGGTTAACCGTTAAATGGGAGGCCTGCCCGAGCTGCTTTTACAAGAAGTTTCGGTCTCCACAGTCGTTTTTCGATCGATTTTTGTTGACTTTTTGACTAAATTTTAATTGATCGATTAGTTATTAATGATTTTTTCGATCGATCCTCATTAATAATCGATTCATTTTGACATGATTTTTTAGACAGAGCCCTAAAAATTTGTCATATCAACTTCCATTTCTTTCAAGCTTCAATATAGGATATTGGATCTTGGACTTCAAGCAATAGTGGGCAAGCATAAGTCCAAGATTCAGCCCAATGTTGAGATGGGCTTTAATTATACTGTAGAAAGTTCAGATAGTAAGCATAACCCAAAACTTAATGAAGATTtgatttataataatattatttttattaagaaattaagaaattaaattattcaAAAAATGTTCGATTTTTTACCCttcaaaccaacaagttaaacCTTCAAAAATATTGTCACAACCGagtttaatatattattttttatttattatatatacttAAAGAAGAATTCTCTCATtcgaatttaaaataaaaacctaTGTTTTATCTAAATTCTAAATAATATCCTAGATCATAAAACAgtaaactctaaaaaaaaattaaactgtACCATATATTCACACTTTTGTCAAATTAACCAAAAAgcatcaaaaataataaaacaaaatttacaaaCCTTTCAAAAAAGCTgtcaacactttctcatttaaccacaaaatttttatattaatattatgttCATAGAATTCACAATAACAACTGCAGTTCTGTGAAATGTCCATACAATTCTTGGTTTGTGAGCAAGGAAGAAACTGATGAAAGCTCTAGtctaccaaaataaaaaaaacccagtTTATAAAGATCTTTACAGTAGCACAAGATCAAAACTCTTCCCATTTGAATTCTTATAGAAGTAACCCAAAGAAGATCTGCCTCACAAAATTTCCAACTTCTGGCTCTCAGGAGCTTTCTTCCCAAAGTTGAGCGGAGTTTGTATGGTTCTCTTGCAAGGACCTGAGAGAAGGCAAGTATAAGATCAATTGTGTTTAACTAATTAGTCAttggttataacttataaggaaAGAAGTGAATTAGAAAACCCTCCTGACCTTTTGTCTTGCTTTGTTTATTAGATGAGATGACAGATGACTTCCATCCCTCATAAGCAACTTTATCCGTTCTCTTGCGCTTCTTGTAACTCGGATGCTGCAAGAACACCATATCAAAGCCATATGAGAAGACTAAAGCCCTTTTTTGAATGATTAGAACCACCCTATATTAAGTTAAATGtttgaaaaatgtgaaaaatgaCCAATGCTCTGCCAAGTTGTCAACGAAACTAAATTGCCAGAAACTCGATCATTCATGTTACTTCAAATCTTAACCACACTTGGCTCCGCTCAGCTGGAACTGATTGGTGGAACCTCTGAGGTAGTTATGATCCCACAGTAGGAGATCTAAGTTGTATAACTTGAACTAAGAATTCTATCTATTGATAAAAGGGACTAGAACTTAATTAATCGAAGGAGCTCAAGGAAACACAAAATGAATTGTACCTTATTATGTCGTAGTATGCGACTTTGGGTTAATGTCAGTCCAATGGAAACTTCCCTTGGTTAATATATATCTCAGGAACACATTATATTCCGGTAAATCAATAAACATCCAATAAGGAAGGTTTAAAAGAATAAAGAAGCAAAATTGGAACTTCTGTAACAGTTTTTTGAATCAACGATATTACAAAGCATGTAAATGGCAGTACTATCAAAGCCTAGAATGATTCAAGAAATCAGTCCGGTGACTAGTGTTGCATAAAGGATGCTAGCAGGTCAAAGCAACAGCATAGAATGTTGTAATATAGAACCCAGAAAAGAGTAAAGATAAATGCATCTCTAGCATAAGAATCATGAACTAAAACACACTTTAAGGGATTGCTATAATACCTCAGACACATCATCAGATGAATAACCGCCATCCTCGAATTTCCTTTTCTCAGGTAATGCATCAAGCAGCTCTACGCAGAGATGAATATGGATCAGGAAAAAAGACAAGCATATAAACTTTACTGCCATTCTAGTTACAAGAATAAAGGgggaaaacatatatataatacattcaaAACGAATTCTAGCTTAAGAGTCAATAAGAACAAGCAATTACCTCGGTTCCCTTTCACTTCCTTGGGATCCTTCTTTTCCTTTGAGGCACCAAAAACATCATAACACAGGTCTCTCATGGAGTTAGCGACCTATTTTACAGCTAACTGCAAATTAGTACAAGCAAATGCTTTGCCAAGGGGAGGGGAGAAAACAGACTTTGGAATGTTAAAAAGTTGAGGGAAAGCATTCCGTACACATGAAAATTCAGCGTCAGAGGTGCCACAAAGCTCATTCAATTTAATCTTGTCAATCTTGAGCTGAGAAACAATTTCAACTCCATATGAGTAAAATCTTAAGAATAGAACATTTTCCAGCTATCATCTGACAGAGATTCTAGTCCTGCTTACCTTGTGCTTCTTTGCACACAAATAGAATGCCACAGCGGTGAAGACAGGGCGAGTGAAATCAGCACTTGCTTTCC
It encodes:
- the LOC120010346 gene encoding mediator of RNA polymerase II transcription subunit 6 produces the protein MATTPVPPPAGANFDGNPAALPPPPGTDMTGMCFRDQLWLNTYPLDRNLIFDYFALSPFYDWTCNNEQLRLRSIHPLDLSHLSKMTGTEYILSEVREPNLFVIRKQKRESPERVTPMLTYYILDGSIYQGPQLCNIFSARIGRALYYISKAFTTAASKLEKIGYVDTENESPNLVTKVGKETIDVKEVKRVDLILASLQRKLQPAPPPPPFPEGYIPPMSAEVEKVPETHQSGEAQATVDPIIDQGPAKRMKF
- the LOC120011313 gene encoding origin of replication complex subunit 6, yielding MDVADIARKLGVAESKQVIRKAAELRRLCDVQFDSSIIGVGEVCKAIICLEIAATSFQVIFDRNAAIRMSGMSEKAYNRSFNSLQNGLGVKAKLDIRELGIQFGCVRLIPFVRKGLLLYKDRFLASLPASRKASADFTRPVFTAVAFYLCAKKHKLKIDKIKLNELCGTSDAEFSCVANSMRDLCYDVFGASKEKKDPKEVKGNRELLDALPEKRKFEDGGYSSDDVSEHPSYKKRKRTDKVAYEGWKSSVISSNKQSKTKGPCKRTIQTPLNFGKKAPESQKLEIL